TTGAGTTGTATACTTGTGCCCGCAATCCATAAGTTTTCCAAAATGCTAATAAGGGATTGTACCTCAATCACTAGTTACCTATGGAGATCTAGCGAAATAGGTAAATCGCTAGATATTTTTGATAGTCTACATATTCCCTAAAGTGCTTGTATGTCACTACTCATGATCCACGGGTTTCTCAAAGTACTTAAACACTAGTATCTACAATAATGTCAATTCCATACAATACCTTAGTATTCTACGATTGCCAAAAAAGCTAAACTATTAGGgtgcgtttactaactggaaattttctctaattttctggaaattttgaaaactggagaacagaaaacagaaaacatgtttactatcacagttttctattttgaaaacaggaaataatttttcagttttctagaaaactgaaacactataaaaaactgttttctaaatgaaaaacaaCATCAACTAttatctattagactatatgtcattataaccacattctcaccattatctacttacatatttattcattactatgattacatttattatcatcttcttttacttatcattatCTTCtatcatttatatttacattatttatttaaacataacttatttgattatgcttaaaattatacatcattcacattatctaaattaaaaattgaaatctataccacgctttatattttgattgaactcaattgattattggttttggtccagatatcagatatcgaaatttcacacatatattactatattaaaattgaaaataaaaattatatattacatacatgtcattaaaatgaatatatccaaacatattttaaatattagctcaaaaaatattaatgttatctaaactaaaatttttgtgaacttaataggttattggttcaaatatatttttatttatattatatacatatataaatttggtccggatatcaaatgtatttttttttttttacatatattggccttcaaagtaaaatatatatttactatttaaaccaaatgtatcttaaaatattttaaatataaggtctaaaaataactcgaaattaaacttattgttaattttataacgttaatttgaaaaaataaatttgaaaaataagtgttagtaaacaagttttctaaacagaaaacagagaatgaaaactgaaaaattgaaaaacagaaaacaaaaaacagttttctgttagtaaacagacccttaactttttgaattgatcaattagctGAGTTGTTTCACGAGACTGCTAATCgcaaataataatttatcaaaagGTGTTCAAATCAATTCaagttaaagaaaattaaatcacTTAAATAATATTCAAGAGCGATTCTCAGATAAAATCCGACTCAAATTCAGCTAGATTATTTTTAATGTGCTTCCCATTCACAATTAgactcttattattttttttttgtttttaaaattcttgGCTTCCCATTCACAAATTTTTTAATGGGAAATGGCTAATCATGATATCTTTGGCAAATCCAGACTGTGATATTTGTTtgaattattatcaaaaaaaaattgtgtgatTAAATTGCTTCTCAATATTAAAATGGCGTTGGTTTATTTTGTCTTCTTCCTCATTTCAACACCTTTTGAGATTCTTTGTTTAACCCACTCCCCTCCATGACTCTCTCTTCTTAAATTCACCCATTTCCCTTTCTTCCCCAGCTTTCTTTTCCCCTTTTCATCATCATCCAATTCCCTCTTTTTCTTTACTCAATTCCCCATGGCGGAGAAGCACGGCTACCAATCGCCGGAGGGCCACCGCCTTTGCGCCAACAATTGCGGCTTTTTCGGCAGCCCGGCGACGCAGAATTACTGCTCCAAATGCTACCGGGAAATCTGCCCCAAGGCTCCGGCGGATTCCGTGTTCgccgcgccgccgccgccgtctgCGTCGCCGGAGAATTTGAAGGGGAGGGCGGCCGCGCCGCcgcctgcggcggcggcggcggtggtgcCGGAGGCGAAGAATCGGTGCTCGGCTTGCCGGAAAAAGGTTGGATTGACGGGATTCCGGTGCCGGTGTGGGGTCACCTTCTGTGGGGTCCACCGGTACCCCGAGATTCACGGATGTTCGTTCGATTTTAAGGCCTTGGGAAGAGAAGCCATCGCCAAGGCCAACCCTCTGGTCAAGGCGGAGAAGCTGGAGAAGATATGATCTCGGCCGTCGATCCGTCGAATCCGACGGCCGCCTTCTCGCCGGAAAATGGGTTGACgatgataatattttataattgtctaaggagagagagagggggagaggaaaaaaaaatcaaaaaaaaaaaaaaaaaaagagaatcgTGGGATATCACGTCAGCCATACGTGATTGTCGACATGTAtattcatctttttcattttctatttttcttttctcgTTAATAATTGTTATGCAATTACTACTTGATTGGTGATGTGTTTATGATAAATCTTAATCAATTAGTTGTAATTGTAAcaacaattaattgaattaatataaaaataaaaaattctgaCTTGCCAATTCTACTAGGTACAATCAACAAAAGTTTACGGAACTAATTCTTACGCTAATTTGATAATTCCGCATTACGATCACTTCCAGTCGGAGTTGCATGTTTTTGAATGACATTTAACCATTGTTGACTATCGGTTACGTCGTGTGTTTGAAGGACGTTTAACCATTATTGACTTTCAGTTACATCAGTACGACTTGATCgctatttttataattattttgttgttttgttttgttttgtttttttctattaattgtattaaaatgatttaattttgcatttgatgaattaaaataaaagtttcaatgaataaataatgtactcctaATGAAGGACTAACAACTAATGGACGAAAATTGTCTAAATGGGAATCAAGGAAAGGATAAGTTCAATCCATTTGGTGAAAGATGACAAACAACGGCGGTAGGAGGATGAAAGCGACGGTCTTGATTTGCTGTcttctatgtatttgagttggataatatatatactataaatataaatataaattgtgaaaTTTGTTATTTCTTTTACAATTTGAGTCATAGTATGACTAGGTAAaagtttcatatttttatttaaatattgtttacttgttttattcacttattttaatatataataatatgatgttacatgatttaactttgTTGGATTTTTCTCA
This region of Ipomoea triloba cultivar NCNSP0323 chromosome 15, ASM357664v1 genomic DNA includes:
- the LOC116006270 gene encoding zinc finger A20 and AN1 domain-containing stress-associated protein 4-like: MAEKHGYQSPEGHRLCANNCGFFGSPATQNYCSKCYREICPKAPADSVFAAPPPPSASPENLKGRAAAPPPAAAAAVVPEAKNRCSACRKKVGLTGFRCRCGVTFCGVHRYPEIHGCSFDFKALGREAIAKANPLVKAEKLEKI